The Vibrio chagasii genome includes a region encoding these proteins:
- the gpsA gene encoding NAD(P)H-dependent glycerol-3-phosphate dehydrogenase, translated as MTDTTRPTNTTSAFGKDSFYGKDIAMTVIGAGSYGTSLAISLARNGANVVLWGHDPIHMARLESERANNEFLPNIDFPESLIIESDLEKAVTASRDLLVVVPSHVFGIVLNSLKPHLSDNSRICWATKGLEPETGRLLKDVAHDVLGDHYSLAVLSGPTFAKELAMGMPTAISVASPDETFLEELQEKIHCGKTFRVYANSDFIGMQLGGAVKNVIAIGAGMSDGIGFGANARTALITRGLAEMSRLGAALGAQPETFMGMAGLGDLVLTCTDNQSRNRRFGLALGSGKDVDTAQEEIGQVVEGYRNTKEVWLLSERMGVEMPIVEQIYQVLYQAKDAHLAAQDLLARDKKSER; from the coding sequence ATGACAGACACAACTCGCCCGACTAACACGACAAGCGCTTTTGGTAAAGACAGCTTTTACGGCAAAGATATCGCAATGACTGTCATTGGCGCTGGTTCTTACGGGACCTCTTTAGCTATATCTCTCGCGCGTAACGGTGCAAATGTTGTTCTTTGGGGGCACGACCCTATCCACATGGCGCGCCTTGAATCTGAACGAGCAAATAATGAGTTTCTTCCTAATATCGATTTTCCAGAAAGCCTAATCATTGAGTCAGACCTCGAGAAGGCTGTAACAGCAAGTCGAGATCTCCTAGTCGTCGTTCCTAGCCACGTATTTGGTATCGTTTTAAACAGCCTAAAGCCTCATTTGTCTGATAACTCTCGTATCTGCTGGGCAACGAAAGGGCTAGAGCCTGAAACAGGCCGACTACTCAAAGATGTCGCACATGATGTGCTTGGTGACCATTACTCTTTAGCGGTTCTATCTGGTCCTACTTTCGCCAAAGAGCTTGCTATGGGTATGCCGACAGCAATTTCAGTCGCGTCACCAGATGAGACCTTCTTAGAAGAGCTTCAAGAAAAGATACATTGTGGCAAGACATTCCGTGTATACGCAAACTCAGATTTCATTGGTATGCAACTTGGCGGTGCAGTTAAAAACGTTATCGCGATTGGTGCTGGCATGTCGGATGGTATTGGCTTCGGTGCAAATGCACGTACCGCATTGATTACCCGTGGTTTAGCAGAAATGAGCCGACTGGGTGCTGCTCTTGGTGCACAACCAGAGACCTTTATGGGTATGGCGGGACTTGGCGACCTAGTACTGACATGTACCGACAACCAATCACGTAACCGTCGCTTTGGTTTAGCGTTAGGTTCCGGTAAAGATGTTGATACCGCACAAGAAGAAATAGGCCAAGTGGTAGAAGGTTATCGAAACACCAAAGAAGTTTGGTTACTATCAGAACGTATGGGCGTTGAGATGCCAATTGTTGAACAAATTTATCAAGTGTTGTATCAAGCAAAAGACGCACACTTAGCTGCGCAAGATCTACTTGCTCGAGATAAAAAGTCAGAAAGATAA
- the secB gene encoding protein-export chaperone SecB translates to MAEAAQQDAQQNFAIQRIFLKDVSFEAPNSPDMFQKEWNPDVKLDLDTQSRELGQGVYEVILRLTVTVKNADDTAFLCEVQQGGIFSASEMEAGQLAHCLGAFCPNILFPYARETISSLVVKGTFPQLNLAPVNFDALFMNYLQNQAQQAEGEQA, encoded by the coding sequence ATGGCTGAAGCAGCACAACAAGACGCACAACAGAACTTCGCAATCCAACGTATCTTCCTAAAAGACGTATCTTTCGAAGCGCCAAACTCTCCAGACATGTTTCAAAAAGAGTGGAATCCAGATGTAAAACTGGACCTAGATACTCAAAGCCGCGAACTTGGTCAAGGTGTTTACGAAGTAATCCTACGCCTAACGGTTACTGTGAAGAACGCAGACGACACTGCATTCCTTTGTGAAGTTCAGCAAGGTGGTATCTTCTCTGCAAGCGAAATGGAAGCTGGCCAACTAGCACATTGCCTAGGTGCATTCTGCCCGAACATTCTATTCCCATACGCTCGTGAAACAATCTCTAGCCTAGTGGTTAAAGGTACGTTCCCACAACTGAATCTAGCACCTGTAAACTTCGATGCTTTGTTCATGAACTACCTACAGAACCAAGCTCAGCAAGCTGAAGGCGAGCAGGCTTAA
- a CDS encoding rhodanese-like domain-containing protein, whose amino-acid sequence MQELVPFVQENMILAIVWVGLVVAIIANVIKTSNAAYKEITAAQTTQLINRENGVVVDIRTKDEFKKGHITDALHILPSDIKSNNLGSLESRKADPIIVVCKTGQTAQESANLLVKAGFENVSVLKSGLVAWSEANLPLVKGKK is encoded by the coding sequence ATGCAAGAGTTAGTTCCATTTGTTCAAGAGAATATGATTTTAGCCATCGTATGGGTTGGCTTGGTTGTTGCCATCATTGCGAACGTAATCAAAACATCAAACGCAGCCTACAAAGAGATCACAGCTGCGCAAACCACACAACTGATTAACCGTGAGAACGGCGTTGTGGTTGATATTCGTACTAAAGATGAGTTCAAAAAGGGCCATATTACTGACGCACTTCACATTTTGCCGTCAGACATCAAATCAAATAACTTAGGTAGCCTTGAAAGCCGTAAAGCTGACCCAATCATCGTAGTATGCAAGACAGGTCAAACTGCTCAAGAAAGCGCTAACTTGCTGGTTAAAGCAGGCTTCGAAAACGTAAGCGTGCTGAAAAGTGGCCTAGTGGCTTGGAGCGAAGCTAACCTGCCTTTGGTTAAAGGTAAGAAATAG
- a CDS encoding glycosyltransferase family 4 protein, translating to MKKLLFAINVGWYYDLHWRHRVNSAMTTGYSPHICTSKPTEIKENIHSLSLKRSSLGIVDNIKTLYQTITIFNKVKPDLIHSVTIKPNIMFGLLAWYSKVPILLTVPGVGSMFSQTKWSSKLVAKLILCLYRLVGRNKRSRFVFENSTDMQLFIENNICTTFNAFTVPGSGVDVDEYRAECIEVTPQSLKLLFAARLLEGKGLRELVQAVDSLKSKGLDVELNVAGIIDDDSNEAISIKQLEDWHRQGKVNWIGQVNNAMCDVISANDVVVLPTRYGEGLPRILIEANACQRPVISTNIAGCKDFVIDGETGLLIPPFDQAALENAILKLSDRQYSRKLGIRGREHVLSKYTVKHVIASYKKIYDDLQV from the coding sequence ATGAAAAAACTCCTTTTTGCGATCAACGTGGGCTGGTATTACGATTTACACTGGAGGCATCGGGTGAATTCGGCTATGACTACAGGGTATTCCCCTCATATCTGTACGTCCAAACCGACCGAAATAAAGGAAAACATTCATTCATTGTCGTTGAAGCGTTCATCGTTGGGCATAGTTGATAATATAAAAACACTTTATCAAACGATAACTATTTTCAATAAAGTAAAACCTGACCTTATCCACTCGGTTACGATAAAACCTAATATTATGTTCGGCTTACTCGCTTGGTACAGCAAAGTTCCAATTCTTCTGACAGTCCCAGGGGTTGGCTCGATGTTTAGCCAAACAAAGTGGAGCAGTAAATTAGTAGCAAAGCTAATTTTGTGCTTGTATCGCTTAGTTGGGCGAAATAAGCGTTCTCGTTTTGTTTTTGAAAACTCTACTGATATGCAGTTGTTTATTGAAAATAATATATGTACCACATTCAATGCATTCACAGTGCCAGGCTCTGGAGTGGATGTCGATGAATATAGAGCTGAGTGCATAGAAGTCACCCCCCAAAGTCTTAAACTACTTTTTGCTGCACGGTTACTCGAAGGGAAAGGTTTAAGAGAGCTTGTACAAGCTGTAGATAGTTTGAAAAGTAAGGGATTAGATGTTGAATTAAATGTCGCTGGAATCATTGACGATGATAGCAACGAGGCGATCTCCATCAAGCAACTCGAAGATTGGCACCGACAAGGGAAAGTCAATTGGATTGGTCAAGTCAACAATGCTATGTGCGATGTCATTTCAGCTAATGATGTGGTAGTTCTTCCTACTAGATATGGAGAAGGTTTGCCTCGTATTTTGATTGAAGCAAATGCTTGTCAACGACCAGTCATTTCTACCAATATCGCTGGGTGTAAGGACTTTGTTATTGATGGAGAAACCGGTCTCCTTATCCCTCCCTTTGATCAAGCAGCTCTAGAAAATGCCATATTGAAATTAAGCGATCGTCAATATAGTCGAAAACTCGGAATAAGAGGCCGGGAACATGTCTTATCTAAGTATACAGTTAAGCATGTTATAGCTAGCTATAAAAAAATTTATGATGATTTACAAGTATAA
- a CDS encoding ABC transporter permease — MFERNLYILYTLAHLKQKANVRGTILGYLWWFIEPMMLIALYGYIVGVIFGHKGPEQIILIAIGVTLWKWWSTSLSRATTSFRTYKGIVTQVKLPLPLLPISEVFGQTYLFMFGYALLQIVLLYMGFVPDLLSLIISFFTALILISALSLGLAILNVFIRDTAFLISFSLRIFFYITPIIYPKSRVPEAYQWVVSLNPFAYLIDMFNVSLVYSEQVDIMHHMVVLSASVALLLMLLFISKKLRMQIVRNV; from the coding sequence ATGTTTGAAAGAAACTTATACATATTGTATACACTTGCTCACCTGAAACAAAAAGCAAATGTTAGAGGAACTATTCTAGGATACCTCTGGTGGTTTATTGAACCAATGATGTTAATAGCGCTTTATGGATATATCGTTGGTGTTATATTTGGTCATAAAGGACCAGAACAAATTATCTTAATTGCAATTGGTGTGACGTTGTGGAAGTGGTGGAGTACATCATTAAGCCGTGCGACAACGTCATTCCGAACTTATAAAGGAATTGTAACGCAAGTCAAGTTACCTCTTCCTTTACTTCCTATATCTGAAGTGTTCGGTCAAACATATTTATTTATGTTTGGTTATGCTCTTCTTCAAATTGTATTATTATACATGGGTTTTGTCCCTGATTTACTGAGCTTAATAATATCATTTTTCACCGCACTAATATTAATTAGTGCCTTATCATTAGGTTTGGCTATTCTAAATGTTTTTATAAGAGATACAGCATTTCTGATTAGTTTTAGCCTTCGAATATTTTTTTATATTACTCCTATTATATACCCTAAGTCACGAGTTCCAGAAGCTTATCAATGGGTAGTTTCTTTAAATCCATTTGCTTACTTAATTGATATGTTTAACGTGTCTCTCGTTTACTCAGAACAAGTTGATATCATGCATCATATGGTTGTACTTTCAGCGTCTGTTGCTTTACTTTTGATGCTTTTGTTTATTTCAAAGAAATTGAGAATGCAAATAGTTAGGAATGTATAG
- a CDS encoding ABC transporter ATP-binding protein has translation MNKNKIVELKNVTLEYSSKKSFSLKKLFLSKHERQKVSVESNTYRKAALDNVSMSLYEGDIVGIVGRNGAGKSSLCKILSGVFAPTKGEFHSKVQIGSLLTLGSFFAKELSGLDNVYLAGALLGKNKVEIEEKIDEIIDFSELGESINKPVETYSSGMVSRLAFSIATSYRSDILIIDEVLSVGDKHFRQKCLERMKSIINDAKLIIIVSHSDHDIKTMCNRAIYLDKGKLIMDSTVSEVLKTYQ, from the coding sequence ATGAATAAAAATAAAATTGTTGAATTGAAGAATGTAACGTTAGAGTATTCATCTAAAAAAAGCTTCTCATTGAAAAAACTATTCCTTTCTAAACATGAGCGTCAAAAAGTATCAGTTGAGTCTAATACTTATCGTAAAGCTGCGTTAGACAATGTATCTATGAGTCTTTACGAGGGAGACATTGTCGGAATTGTAGGGCGAAATGGCGCAGGTAAATCAAGTCTTTGTAAAATATTATCTGGCGTTTTTGCTCCAACAAAAGGGGAGTTTCACTCAAAGGTGCAAATTGGTTCTTTGCTAACGCTGGGTTCTTTCTTTGCCAAAGAGTTAAGTGGTTTAGACAATGTTTACTTAGCAGGAGCACTGTTAGGGAAAAATAAGGTAGAGATAGAGGAAAAAATTGATGAGATCATTGATTTCTCTGAGTTGGGTGAATCAATTAATAAACCAGTGGAAACGTATTCTAGTGGTATGGTTTCTCGCTTAGCATTTTCTATTGCGACATCGTATCGAAGCGATATACTTATTATCGATGAGGTATTAAGTGTTGGAGATAAGCACTTTAGGCAGAAGTGTTTAGAGAGAATGAAAAGTATAATTAATGATGCAAAGTTAATTATCATTGTCTCTCATTCTGATCATGATATTAAGACTATGTGCAATAGGGCTATTTACTTAGATAAGGGGAAGTTGATAATGGATAGTACTGTAAGTGAAGTTCTCAAAACATATCAGTAG
- a CDS encoding CDP-glycerol glycerophosphotransferase family protein: MKLVKYNIELEGFSVYILEQDQVILNEAEVKELVELLRFNNFQWIWVEHSNKRDVSLINFDFNSPRELIPEFLVISNEFYNSKDLDFFDMIEYLKCQAPTGIICTTKLKQVRSFDIEEVLKNYERLGMLKGGVVKKLFSSLPVSNNIFQNINVDDVLESKVLSRRHKVLFSKARGLNIRRVRTHNDVLMYINQHLIHKLSHSFVKIHNIRKDDDGNYVICGYLTTLFDMSDVKIKVSLFKYGSYNDVNFLNKENKHKLSYINSFEISAKNFECMSFKLLHIDTNVEVKVNIEFGKYSGLDKSIKHSYFAIEDDIIAHDNNSIYKSEKSILSMVKREVKLLIGLRRKRNVIAYRMLYWLSKGFFNKKNISLFIDRINNAGDNAEALFNYAQSSNVSKDCYYVISKKSDDYERLASQGNVIEYGSIRHRLYFLHAKNVISSHASDWAKNPFMKAEKYYRDLRTFDFVFLQHGVTYNDVSKSINKYNVGINKFICCSEYELESLKSEKYAYSDNELELTGFPRFDLLNNSGVEKIILLAPTWRRGLTENIDVRTGIKNYSTAFKHSEYFRRYNDLINDPRLINVLARTGYKILFMPHNEIRRQISDFDTNPHVIVADENQKYSEVFNISSLLITDYSSIFFDFSFLRKPVMFYQFDKEAFYRGHYESGYFDLNKFSFGKVISDHDLLVDSICSLIENGDFQKDEGIIDSSDFYKFNDNSNSERVFNLIFKDGLS, translated from the coding sequence ATGAAGTTAGTTAAATATAATATTGAGTTAGAAGGTTTCAGTGTCTATATATTAGAGCAGGATCAAGTAATATTAAATGAAGCTGAAGTTAAAGAGTTGGTTGAATTATTAAGGTTCAACAATTTTCAATGGATCTGGGTAGAGCATTCGAATAAAAGAGATGTATCTCTAATAAATTTTGATTTTAATAGTCCAAGAGAATTAATTCCGGAGTTTCTTGTTATATCAAATGAGTTTTATAATAGTAAAGACTTAGATTTCTTTGATATGATCGAATATCTAAAGTGTCAGGCACCGACGGGAATAATATGCACTACAAAATTAAAACAAGTTAGAAGTTTTGATATTGAAGAGGTTTTAAAAAACTATGAAAGGTTAGGCATGTTAAAGGGGGGAGTAGTTAAAAAATTATTTTCATCTTTACCAGTGTCCAATAACATCTTCCAAAATATAAATGTAGATGATGTTTTAGAATCAAAGGTTCTAAGTCGAAGACATAAAGTGTTGTTTTCAAAAGCTCGTGGATTAAATATACGTCGTGTCAGAACTCATAATGATGTTTTAATGTATATAAATCAACATCTTATCCACAAGTTAAGTCATAGTTTTGTGAAGATACATAATATTCGTAAGGATGATGATGGGAATTATGTCATTTGTGGTTATTTGACAACACTTTTTGATATGTCTGATGTGAAAATTAAGGTATCTTTATTTAAATATGGTTCTTATAACGATGTTAATTTTTTAAATAAAGAAAATAAACATAAACTTTCATATATAAACTCTTTTGAGATTTCAGCTAAGAATTTTGAATGTATGAGCTTTAAATTACTCCATATTGACACTAATGTGGAAGTAAAGGTGAATATTGAATTTGGTAAGTATAGTGGTCTTGATAAAAGTATAAAGCACTCATATTTTGCAATCGAAGATGATATTATTGCTCATGATAATAATAGTATCTATAAATCAGAGAAATCTATTTTATCAATGGTTAAAAGAGAAGTTAAGCTTCTCATTGGCCTGAGAAGAAAAAGAAATGTTATAGCTTACCGGATGCTTTACTGGTTATCTAAAGGATTCTTTAACAAAAAGAATATCAGCTTGTTCATAGATCGTATAAATAATGCTGGTGATAATGCAGAGGCATTATTTAACTATGCCCAAAGTTCCAATGTATCAAAAGATTGCTATTATGTGATATCAAAAAAATCTGATGATTATGAAAGGTTAGCTTCTCAAGGAAATGTAATTGAATATGGATCAATCAGACATAGGTTATATTTCCTGCATGCTAAAAATGTAATATCTTCACATGCGTCAGATTGGGCTAAGAATCCGTTTATGAAAGCTGAGAAATATTACAGAGATTTAAGAACGTTTGATTTTGTATTTTTGCAGCATGGTGTTACATATAATGATGTGTCGAAGTCCATTAATAAGTATAACGTGGGGATTAATAAGTTCATTTGTTGTTCTGAATACGAGTTAGAGTCATTAAAAAGTGAAAAATATGCATATAGTGATAATGAACTTGAGCTTACAGGGTTTCCTAGGTTTGATTTATTAAATAATTCAGGTGTTGAGAAAATTATACTTCTAGCTCCAACATGGAGAAGAGGCTTGACGGAAAACATAGACGTACGCACCGGTATTAAGAATTACTCTACTGCTTTTAAACATAGTGAATATTTTAGAAGATATAATGATTTAATAAACGATCCAAGACTAATAAATGTACTAGCACGAACTGGGTATAAGATTTTATTTATGCCTCATAATGAGATTAGGCGTCAGATTAGTGATTTTGATACCAACCCACATGTAATTGTTGCTGATGAAAATCAAAAGTATAGTGAAGTATTCAATATCTCTAGTTTATTGATTACGGACTACTCTTCAATATTCTTTGACTTTTCATTTTTAAGAAAACCAGTAATGTTTTATCAGTTCGACAAAGAAGCTTTCTACCGAGGACATTATGAGTCAGGTTATTTTGACCTAAATAAGTTCAGTTTTGGTAAGGTCATATCCGACCACGATTTATTGGTTGATTCTATTTGTTCACTTATTGAAAATGGTGATTTTCAAAAAGATGAAGGTATAATTGATTCAAGCGACTTCTATAAGTTCAATGATAATTCGAATAGTGAAAGAGTTTTTAATCTGATTTTTAAGGATGGATTGTCTTAA
- a CDS encoding stealth conserved region 3 domain-containing protein: MKIISCLPVSWFSFIVNIFLSLKKFIPNKSETYSNYTVRGDYPIDIVYTWVNSNDENWKNKKDRLAGTNHNLPQESDVASRFRENDELRYSLRSVLANASWVRKIYIVTDDQKPSWFYEFDDRVQLVSHREIFVNQDDLPSFNSHAIESNLHRIPGLSEHFLYFNDDVFLRSPVKPSDFFIPDGSQTKFFWSNQAFIPESLDKNSLPVDIAAVNNMNFLKENYGYISNRKFKHTPIALKKSVITELEKEHPEIFIANSSARFRSNTDYSILSALIHHYGVVKGYSVEGELPYLYASFSDELFEFKMNLLLLLKFKSFCINDVEVDEKRFAYISKVFTKKMKLLFPNPSSYEIDEKNEKNQ; this comes from the coding sequence TTGAAAATAATTAGCTGTTTACCTGTAAGTTGGTTTAGTTTTATTGTTAATATTTTTCTTTCACTAAAAAAATTCATTCCGAATAAAAGTGAAACATACTCTAATTATACGGTTCGAGGGGATTATCCCATAGATATCGTTTATACATGGGTGAATAGTAATGATGAAAACTGGAAGAATAAGAAAGACCGACTTGCAGGAACTAATCATAATTTACCTCAAGAGTCTGACGTAGCGTCAAGGTTTCGAGAGAATGATGAGCTAAGGTATTCACTTCGTTCTGTCTTAGCGAATGCAAGTTGGGTGAGAAAGATATACATTGTTACCGATGATCAAAAGCCTAGCTGGTTCTACGAATTTGACGATCGTGTTCAGTTAGTATCCCATCGAGAAATCTTTGTTAATCAAGACGACCTTCCATCTTTTAACTCCCATGCAATCGAGTCTAACCTTCATCGAATTCCAGGTTTAAGTGAACATTTTTTGTATTTTAATGACGACGTTTTTCTTCGAAGTCCTGTAAAACCAAGTGACTTCTTCATACCTGATGGAAGCCAGACGAAGTTCTTTTGGAGCAATCAAGCGTTTATTCCTGAGTCTTTAGATAAGAATAGTTTACCAGTGGATATCGCCGCAGTTAATAATATGAATTTCTTAAAAGAAAACTATGGGTACATCAGTAATCGAAAATTTAAGCATACACCTATCGCTTTGAAAAAGAGCGTTATTACAGAGCTTGAAAAAGAACATCCAGAAATTTTCATTGCTAACTCTTCAGCTCGATTTAGAAGTAACACTGACTATTCTATATTATCTGCCTTGATACACCATTATGGTGTTGTTAAGGGCTATTCTGTGGAGGGAGAGTTACCTTATCTTTATGCTAGCTTTAGCGATGAGCTTTTTGAATTTAAAATGAATTTATTACTGTTATTGAAGTTCAAGAGCTTTTGTATTAATGATGTAGAAGTTGATGAAAAACGATTTGCTTACATATCTAAAGTATTTACAAAGAAAATGAAATTGCTATTTCCTAATCCATCTTCTTATGAAATAGATGAAAAAAATGAAAAAAATCAGTGA
- a CDS encoding Stealth CR1 domain-containing protein: MKKMKKISDVDIVLLWVDSKDPKWQELYEQYSPESVTTANHICRFRSWDNLQYIFRGIEEFMPWVRKVHFVTQGHLPEWLNVLDDKLSVLTHQDIFKNHTHLPTFNSNAIEVNFNNIPDLAEKFILFNDDFFVLKPLKEDRFFRDDLPVDFLVQSFERRGVLYNTLKPKNTLSAKAINNNIDYLNNNYNKRNLPSAKFYSPEYNTFSRVLNIIYNFTTSNIPWLKLNHVPQPHLKSTLDDLWDSHFDLLDATSSHKFRVESDTTQYLFRYINLLTGNFYPKEYKDYISREINETNDMSRLLTELDDISLLSVSDTENLGHTDFDEVKNIFNHFLSSLLPKKSSFEK, from the coding sequence ATGAAAAAAATGAAAAAAATCAGTGATGTAGATATAGTGCTGCTTTGGGTTGACTCTAAAGACCCTAAGTGGCAAGAGTTATATGAACAATATTCTCCTGAAAGCGTAACGACAGCTAATCATATTTGCCGGTTTAGATCTTGGGATAACTTGCAGTATATCTTTCGAGGTATTGAAGAGTTTATGCCTTGGGTACGTAAAGTTCACTTTGTGACTCAAGGCCATCTACCTGAATGGTTAAATGTCTTAGATGACAAACTTAGCGTATTGACGCATCAAGATATATTTAAAAATCATACCCATTTACCAACATTTAACTCGAATGCTATTGAGGTGAATTTTAATAATATTCCTGACCTGGCCGAGAAATTCATCCTTTTTAATGACGACTTTTTCGTTTTAAAGCCCTTAAAAGAAGACAGATTCTTTAGAGATGATTTACCTGTCGACTTTTTGGTACAAAGCTTTGAAAGGCGTGGTGTTTTATATAATACTTTAAAGCCTAAAAACACTTTGAGTGCCAAGGCTATTAATAACAATATTGATTACCTTAATAATAACTATAATAAACGCAATTTACCTTCGGCTAAATTCTACTCACCAGAATATAATACTTTCAGTCGAGTTCTTAATATAATTTATAATTTTACTACATCCAATATACCTTGGTTGAAATTAAACCATGTGCCGCAGCCACACCTTAAGTCAACTTTAGATGACTTGTGGGATAGTCATTTTGATTTATTAGATGCAACGAGTAGTCATAAGTTTCGAGTCGAGTCAGATACAACACAGTATCTTTTTAGATATATTAATTTACTTACGGGAAATTTTTACCCTAAAGAATACAAGGATTATATTTCTCGAGAAATCAATGAAACCAATGATATGTCTAGGTTGTTGACAGAATTAGATGATATTAGTTTGTTAAGTGTATCTGATACTGAAAATCTTGGTCATACTGACTTTGATGAAGTAAAAAACATATTCAATCACTTTCTTTCTTCTCTTTTACCTAAGAAGTCAAGTTTTGAAAAGTAG